A window of the Lactuca sativa cultivar Salinas chromosome 5, Lsat_Salinas_v11, whole genome shotgun sequence genome harbors these coding sequences:
- the LOC122197905 gene encoding uncharacterized protein LOC122197905: MSLEDIVKSLATSTQAFQQETKASIKNLEKQVSQLATFVSKLESQGKLPAQKTNPRHNVCAVKMRGGKSYDGPKVSVDQKEEEVVVEEATKEEKKEEKTIEKKPFITKSKATPAPFPERLKSTKKEREENEIMQMFKRVQINIPLLEAIKQVPRYARFLEDLCVSKNKLKGNQVVTVGEHVFAVLQKRMPPKCKDPGVFTVPCKLRNLHVPRTMLDLGTSVNVLPHSLFKSIGEGTLSKTGVIIQLDDRYLVHPKGVLEDVLVQVDEFIFLADFYVLDMGDDDPPSSSSILLGRHFLKTSKTKIDVYNGTLSMEFDGQVINFNVHEAKKVPSERKLDKDKAKELAKEVDMDN, encoded by the exons atgtccttagaggacatagTGAAGAGTTTGGCAACTAGTACACAAGCTTTCCAACAAGAGACAAAAGCAAGCATAAAGAACTTAGAGAAACAAGTTTCACAACTTGCTACTTTCGTAAGCAAATTAGAatctcaaggaaagttacctGCACAAAAAACAAACCCAAGGCACAACGTGTGTGCCGTCAAAATGAGAGGCGGAAAGAGTTATGATGGTCCAAAAGTGTCGGTTGATCAAAAGGAAGAAGAAGTAGTGGTCGAAGAGGCAaccaaagaagagaagaaggaagagaAAACAATCGAAAAGAAGCCCTTCATCACTAAGTCTAAAGCCACACCTGCTCCATTTCCCGAAAGATTAAAGAGCACGAAGAAAGAACGGGAGGAGAATGAGATCATGcaaatgttcaagagagttcaaatCAACATTCCACTCCTCGAGGCCATCAAGCAGGTACCTAGATATGCAAGGTTCCTTGAGGATCTTTGTGtatctaaaaataaattaaaaggaAATCAAGTCGTAACAGTTGGGGAACATGTATTTGCGGTTTTGCAAAAGAGGATGCCCCCGAAGTGCAAGGATCCCGGTGTCTTTACCGTACCTTGCAAATTGAGGAATCTTCATGTACCCCGAACTATGCTCGATCTAGGTACATCTGTAAATGTCCTACCACATTCTCTTTTcaaatcaattggtgaaggaacatTGAGCAAAACCGGTGTGATCATCCAACTTGACGACCGGTATTTGGTACACCCAAAGGGTGTACTAGAGGACGTGTTAGTGCAAGTCGATGAATTTATCTTCCTGGCTGATTTTTATGTCTTAGATATGGGAGATGATGACCCTCCAAGTTCAAGTTCCATACTTTTAGGTAGACATTTTCTTAAAACTTCCAAAACAAAAATTGATGTCTACAATGGAACTTTAAGTATGGAATTTGATGGTCAAGTTATCAACTTCAATGTGCATGAAGCAAAAAAGGTTCCTTCCGAG CGAAAACTAGACAAGGACAAAGCCAAAGAGCTTGCAAAGGAGGTCGATATGGACAATTAG